Proteins from a genomic interval of Bradyrhizobium sp. G127:
- a CDS encoding FAD-dependent oxidoreductase, which yields MATKFDAIVIGGGISGLITTLILSGNGYRVLLVEKEQRLGGTNNSFRNRRGDTFDFGYHTLDCDRSPFATRFFSEVLHNQFHTFALKRGIAIKGHTMPYNAPISEWPEAIRCSVEKTEFVDTIDCSPTQADLASVYGEYLARLAFDEILPSYPTLSWQLKNGKPEPDLMDQVYPWFFPRSIKQSVGKHEWNRFHQKVRDQGEHLVMYPSNGGFGGFIDAVVKKIDPQKSTIIQGFSKLDVSIDPDSQRIQSVDVDGVLYEADRYFWCAPLAIVGRLLGVPFPSAHPQMLCLGSFIFEQELPFFYHEILVGERGVPINRISFPGKIAGGENDKVQVEFAYPLGEMVIVEKTWAVACRSYLEKLGLLQHDNPLIEYHFFGANKGFVSTHDPLKMLADFRASLRPSTNIVYPYIGLEVDSISRIIPSVFREVYRAITT from the coding sequence ATGGCTACCAAATTTGATGCAATTGTTATTGGTGGCGGCATTTCGGGGCTGATTACCACGCTAATTCTGAGTGGTAATGGATATCGTGTTCTACTGGTGGAGAAAGAGCAGCGTCTTGGCGGAACCAACAATTCATTTCGTAATCGCCGAGGCGATACCTTTGATTTCGGGTACCACACTCTCGATTGCGATCGTTCGCCCTTTGCTACCCGCTTTTTTTCCGAGGTTTTGCATAACCAGTTTCATACGTTTGCCTTGAAAAGGGGGATCGCGATCAAGGGGCATACAATGCCCTACAACGCGCCGATTTCCGAATGGCCGGAGGCGATCAGATGTTCGGTCGAAAAGACGGAGTTTGTCGATACGATCGATTGTTCTCCAACTCAGGCAGATCTGGCGAGTGTCTATGGCGAATATTTGGCCCGTCTTGCGTTCGATGAAATACTTCCTTCGTACCCAACGCTATCTTGGCAACTCAAGAACGGTAAGCCTGAACCCGATCTGATGGATCAGGTGTATCCGTGGTTCTTCCCGCGGAGCATCAAACAATCTGTCGGTAAGCATGAATGGAATCGATTTCACCAAAAGGTTCGCGATCAGGGCGAGCACTTGGTTATGTATCCGTCAAATGGTGGCTTTGGTGGCTTTATCGACGCGGTCGTTAAAAAGATAGATCCGCAGAAATCCACGATTATCCAGGGGTTTTCGAAATTGGACGTGTCAATCGACCCAGATAGTCAGAGAATCCAGTCTGTCGATGTCGATGGTGTATTGTACGAAGCTGATCGGTACTTCTGGTGCGCGCCTCTCGCCATAGTCGGAAGACTGCTTGGTGTGCCGTTTCCGTCGGCTCATCCGCAGATGCTTTGTCTCGGAAGCTTTATTTTCGAACAAGAGCTTCCGTTTTTCTATCATGAAATTCTGGTTGGTGAGAGAGGGGTTCCGATCAACCGCATTTCATTTCCTGGCAAGATTGCCGGCGGCGAGAACGACAAGGTTCAGGTTGAGTTCGCTTACCCTTTGGGGGAGATGGTCATTGTGGAGAAAACCTGGGCTGTAGCTTGCCGTTCATATCTTGAGAAGCTGGGCTTGCTTCAACATGACAACCCGCTGATTGAGTATCATTTTTTTGGCGCGAACAAGGGCTTTGTTTCGACGCATGATCCGTTGAAGATGCTTGCCGACTTTCGTGCTAGCCTCCGCCCTTCAACCAATATTGTTTATCCATATATTGGACTGGAGGTTGATAGCATCAGCCGGATCATTCCATCTGTGTTCCGGGAAGTTTATCGGGCTATAACGACCTGA